Proteins found in one Lachancea thermotolerans CBS 6340 chromosome C complete sequence genomic segment:
- the DBF4 gene encoding protein serine/threonine kinase activating protein DBF4 (weakly similar to uniprot|P32325 Saccharomyces cerevisiae YDR052C DBF4 Regulatory subunit of Cdc7p-Dbf4p kinase complex required for Cdc7p kinase activity and initiation of DNA replication phosphorylates the Mcm2-7 family of proteins cell cycle regulated) — MMSPSKGSMATRRSPLKETNANLKTGTDMVKRRAVEKLELQHRKRAKTAETGRRTIEGAVQTQRQAEFKKVGESAKVTPRDLLEWQTNWKRIMRRDTKIYFDTTEVADAKFKPDKRKELMRRGFVSLGAEITPFFDTDVTIVITQRAVKDCDRLPETDVLAKASKRYMKVWNYDKAVRFLKNLDVDLDALDTKAPAAPSTLSNLLQNEKLYGPSDRDPKARRDDVHYFKYPHVYLYDLWQVWAPIITAEWRPQDFANPDRLPYPVVKPGTFGRCPFIGDGHCDESSAKRIIKRYKRDALNERYALHLRVLYQHSAEPRNLVFKEEDSRPLILPNSFPNSYKSYRGLLSANQPAEEAKNNRSPEPVSAKSTTSVTLKPPSKAIWRAPQLNQPALLLSRQDTEELADDLCRKKPRIPQEIKASGVNPSNDGAAGAGNGLAPTKASVMNKNMKSLNRLVVDKKFANTSTGSAAEPHAAAGPKPACASPRTGDDADKQKQKELKQQQDLRRNDTRLGSGYCENCRVKYECLAHHINSEKHQHFAHDDINFEAIDSLIEKLAASRALSCSY; from the coding sequence ATGATGTCCCCCAGTAAGGGCAGCATGGCCACGAGGCGCTCACCGCTCAAGGAGACAAACGCCAACCTGAAAACCGGAACTGATATGGTGAAAAGACGGGCGgttgagaaacttgaaTTGCAGCATAGAAAAAGGGCCAAGACGGCAGAGACCGGCAGAAGAACTATTGAAGGCGCCGTACAGACCCAGAGGCAGgcagagttcaaaaaagtgGGCGAGAGCGCAAAGGTTACGCCGCGTGATTTGCTGGAATGGCAGACCAACTGGAAGCGCATTATGCGACGTGATACGAAGATTTACTTTGATACCACAGAGGTCGCGGACGCTAAATTCAAGCCTGACAAGCGCAAGGAGCTTATGCGCCGTGGTTTTGTCTCACTAGGTGCCGAAATAACGCCCTTTTTCGACACGGACGTGACGATTGTCATTACGCAGAGAGCCGTCAAGGATTGCGATCGCTTGCCTGAGACGGACGTGCTGGCCAAGGCGTCGAAAAGATACATGAAAGTATGGAACTACGACAAGGCGGTCcggttcttgaagaacctgGACGTAGACCTGGACGCGTTGGACACCAAGGCGCCGGCCGCGCCATCCACGCTTTCGAACCTCCTGCAGAACGAAAAGCTCTACGGGCCCTCCGACAGAGATCCCAAGGCCAGGCGCGACGACGTCCACTACTTCAAATACCCGCATGTGTACTTGTACGACCTGTGGCAGGTGTGGGCGCCGATCATAACCGCCGAGTGGCGGCCGCAGGACTTTGCGAACCCGGACCGACTACCATATCCTGTGGTCAAGCCAGGGACGTTTGGGCGGTGTCCCTTCATCGGAGACGGCCACTGCGACGAGAGCAGCGCCAAAAGAATCATCAAGCGTTATAAGCGGGACGCCTTGAACGAGAGGTACGCGCTGCATCTGCGCGTCCTGTACCAGCACTCCGCAGAGCCCCGGAACCTGGTGTTCAAAGAGGAGGACTCACGGCCGCTGATTCTGCCGAATAGTTTCCCAAACTCTTATAAAAGCTACCGGGGTTTGCTGAGCGCAAACCAGCCGGCCGAGGAGGCTAAGAACAACCGGTCGCCGGAGCCCGTCTCCGCCAAGTCCACGACGTCTGTGACTCTGAAGCCGCCATCAAAGGCGATCTGGAGAGCACCGCAGCTGAACCAgcccgcgctgctgctctcaCGGCAGGACACCGAGGAGCTGGCCGACGACCTCTGCCGCAAGAAGCCCCGCATACCACAGGAGATCAAAGCCAGTGGCGTCAACCCGTCTAATGAcggcgccgccggcgcGGGCAACGGGCTAGCCCCCACCAAGGCCTCGGTCAtgaacaaaaacatgaagTCCTTGAACCGCCTAGTGGtcgacaagaagttcgCCAACACCTCAACGGGCTCCGCGGCTGAGCCGCACGCAGCCGCAGGTCCCAAACCCGCGTGCGCGAGCCCACGGACAGGCGACGACGCGGACAAGCAAAAGCAAAAGGAActcaagcagcagcaggacCTCAGACGCAACGACACGCGGCTAGGGTCGGGCTACTGCGAGAACTGCCGTGTCAAGTACGAGTGCCTGGCACACCACATCAATTCCGAGAAGCATCAGCATTTCGCGCACGACGACATCAACTTCGAGGCCATCGACTCGCTAATCGAGAAGCTAGCAGCATCGCGCGCGCTGTCCTGCAGCTACTGA